A window from Physeter macrocephalus isolate SW-GA unplaced genomic scaffold, ASM283717v5 random_57, whole genome shotgun sequence encodes these proteins:
- the FGF21 gene encoding fibroblast growth factor 21 isoform X2: MGWDKAKFEHLGLWVPVLAVLLGACQAHPIPDSSPLLQFGGQVRQRYLYTDDAQETEAHLEIRADGTVVGTARQSPESLLELKALKPGVIQILGVKTSRFLCQGPEGRLYGSLHFDPQACSFRELLLEDGYNVYQSEALGLPLRLPPHRSSNWDLAPRGPARFLPLPGFLPAPLEPPGILAPEPPDVGSSDPLSMVGPSHGRSPSYTS; encoded by the exons ATGGGCTGGGACAAGGCTAAATTCGAGCACCTGGGGCTGTGGGTCCCTGTGCTAGCTGTCCTGCTGGGGGCCTGCCAGGCACATCCCATTCCTGACTCCAGTCCCCTCCTCCAGTTTGGGGGCCAAGTCCGCCAGCGATACCTCTACACGGATGACGCCCAGGAGACGGAGGCCCACCTGGAGATCAGGGCTGATGGCACAGTGGTGGGGACGGCCCGCCAGAGCCCCGAAA GTCTTCTGGAGCTGAAAGCCCTAAAGCCAGGGGTCATTCAAATCTTGGGAGTTAAAACATCCAGGTTCCTGTGCCAGGGGCCAGAGGGGAGGCTGTATGGATCG CTCCACTTCGACCCCCAGGCCTGCAGCTTCCGGGAGCTGCTTCTTGAGGATGGATACAACGTTTACCAGTCTGAGGCTCTTGGCCTTCCACTCCGCCTGCCACCGCACCGCTCCTCCAACTGGGACCTGGCCCCCCGGGGACCTGCTCGCTTCCTGCCACTGCCCGGCTTCCTCCCGGcacccctggagcctccagggaTCTTGGCCCCCGAGCCTCCCGACGTGGGCTCCTCGGACCCCCTGAGCATGGTGGGACCTTCACATGGCCGAAGCCCCAGCTACACTTCCTGA
- the FGF21 gene encoding fibroblast growth factor 21 isoform X1 yields the protein MLGSCGTCCFPADKGTSVSDPQKPRNPDPGAQGTSWKDPRLHHLFRLTWPPWNSSICHFGGQVRQRYLYTDDAQETEAHLEIRADGTVVGTARQSPESLLELKALKPGVIQILGVKTSRFLCQGPEGRLYGSLHFDPQACSFRELLLEDGYNVYQSEALGLPLRLPPHRSSNWDLAPRGPARFLPLPGFLPAPLEPPGILAPEPPDVGSSDPLSMVGPSHGRSPSYTS from the exons ATGCTTGGATCATGTGGCACTTGCTGCTTTCCTGCTGACAAAGGAACCTCAGTGTCTGACCCCCAGAAACCCAGAAACCCAG ACCCAGGAGCCCAGGGCACCAGCTGGAAGGACCCCCGATTGCATCATCTGTTCAGGCTGACCTGGCCACCGTGGAATTCTAGCATCTGCCAT TTTGGGGGCCAAGTCCGCCAGCGATACCTCTACACGGATGACGCCCAGGAGACGGAGGCCCACCTGGAGATCAGGGCTGATGGCACAGTGGTGGGGACGGCCCGCCAGAGCCCCGAAA GTCTTCTGGAGCTGAAAGCCCTAAAGCCAGGGGTCATTCAAATCTTGGGAGTTAAAACATCCAGGTTCCTGTGCCAGGGGCCAGAGGGGAGGCTGTATGGATCG CTCCACTTCGACCCCCAGGCCTGCAGCTTCCGGGAGCTGCTTCTTGAGGATGGATACAACGTTTACCAGTCTGAGGCTCTTGGCCTTCCACTCCGCCTGCCACCGCACCGCTCCTCCAACTGGGACCTGGCCCCCCGGGGACCTGCTCGCTTCCTGCCACTGCCCGGCTTCCTCCCGGcacccctggagcctccagggaTCTTGGCCCCCGAGCCTCCCGACGTGGGCTCCTCGGACCCCCTGAGCATGGTGGGACCTTCACATGGCCGAAGCCCCAGCTACACTTCCTGA